In Uranotaenia lowii strain MFRU-FL chromosome 2, ASM2978415v1, whole genome shotgun sequence, one genomic interval encodes:
- the LOC129743631 gene encoding bolA-like protein 3, which yields MNHNLLRLTGVRNISILSRVWSGTAGITKNSEEALRKTLQSKFPKAKNVVVSDISGGCGSMYEIFVETVEFKGLTTVKQHRLINETLKSEIKDMHGLRIHTAIPSE from the exons atgaatcaCAATCTGCTGCGATTGACCGGCGTTCGAAACATTTcg ATTCTAAGTCGGGTTTGGTCCGGCACGGCTGGGATAACGAAAAATTCCGAAGAGGCACTCAGGAAAACGCTGCAATCCAAATTTCCCAAG GCCAAAAATGTTGTGGTGAGCGATATCTCCGGAGGATGTGGTTCAATGTACGAAATTTTCGTGGAAACCGTTGAATTCAAAGGACTTACAACGGTAAAACAGCACCGACTGATAAACGAAACCTTAAAAAGCGAAATCAAAGATATGCACGGATTGCGGATACACACGGCAATCCCTAGCGAATAA
- the LOC129743609 gene encoding uncharacterized protein LOC129743609: MKPCIRKIFAVIFLMLNLKDLVKAYTIPQELIHCYRGNFTLPSVAYNQQLLLELIRKVELLNPTSLDMRMLSVELIHRLRIDGIEKAPGLQETEYVTPYSPRGVQVPKHKLLLQLVSNIQGSIDFGNVLSPLEICLLHRLLSSSVEPYQRGDERTSCPAPVGDDGRNPQAPWITQNKVQRNQTSSTTVDRPISRCPLELGTYRSQQYGSIAPGVMIASIAAGLQPQNVRVSDFVSAYKRKNPYENLETMERADTRNQLNKLLASLESIDNTYAAGLAGDLAEVCLYQGPYLGSNVRVGLRGSWNDTVFPRVRFLADDHEGRWEMTDSEILTGIDGFFMGQQISSFVNRLRRMRLTQVLEMYYSARGIPIVSIENVKTRKLHNSRLSAKGSKYSEMEEDSLKDIFNHAAKHNFNKIFEENKDVVTGEQSVQDEISKACYRKQILESIDRDRLKQETFNFVQVLQFTTGSVVIDDALMKRNCDAAVDQFFSYATNLVGTVADCQTVGLSDSKPNVDLILVIDGSRSVYENQRFIFYVAELIDVSIYGSFISVVNGQTGEFMVNRTNSLANVFEQLMSYEGNYPSSISLSRSLNRIAERLTAQLDEERSFRIVGANAPVIMIASQNERTPQADFESARRMLLGTYEQFPDLYFVFLTNDMDNFRHLIDFTSAEPPHSRVPVEEHYKIIAASSTDPSSFNTELATVLKGIPQRLVAPFCRSDSNRDMWRNINIREEYEQYLSPGVEHRYRISRNFLWNTEDLAIRFQNNGYGEFSVCATADYRFGQLSCRRTSPEEDSVSFNFSRYCSDSPGVRCTSLYFLVQMETSYMKCSENDCRFPDQVRMMIKHEGLRCPLDRNNDAPKVTLGWLLYAVICFVTMTKFSFIRSKF, encoded by the exons atgaaaccctgtatacgaaaaatatttgcgGTAATTTTTTTGATGCTGAATCTTAAGG ATCTTGTCAAAGCTTACACGATTCCCCAGGAACTGATTCACTGCTACCGAGGTAATTTCACGCTGCCTTCCGTTGCTTACAATCAACAGCTACTGCTGGAGTTAATCCGGAAGGTTGAACTTCTGAATCCCACCAGCTTGGATATGCGCATGTTGAGTGTGGAGTTGATTCATCG GCTTCGAATCGATGGCATTGAAAAAGCACCCGGCCTACAGGAAACGGAATATGTGACGCCGTACAGCCCTCGGGGCGTCCAGGTTCCTAAGCACAAATTGTTGCTACAGCTGGTGTCTAACATTCAGGGATCTATCGATTTTGGCAATGTATTGAGTCCTTTGGAGATTTGTTTACTGCATCGACTGTTGAGTAGTTCGGTGGAACCGTATCAGAGGGGAGATGAACGAACCAGCTGTCCTGCGCCTGTAGGGGACGATGGGCGCAATCCACAAGCTCCATGGATTACTCAGAATAA AGTACAACGCAACCAGACAAGCAGCACCACAGTGGATCGGCCAATATCGCGTTGCCCTCTGGAGCTGGGAACCTACCGAAGTCAGCAGTACGGTTCCATCGCGCCCGGGGTAATGATCGCCTCAATCGCAGCTGGTTTACAACCCCAGAACGTCCGAGTCAGCGATTTCGTATCGGCCTATAAGCGCAAAAATCCGTATGAAAATCTGGAAACCATGGAACGCGCCGATACCCGAAATCAGCTGAACAAACTGCTTGCCTCCCTAGAATCTATTGATAATACCTATGCCGCGGGACTTGCGGGAGATTTGGCCGAGGTTTGCCTGTATCAGGGACCATATTTGGGTAGTAACGTTCGGGTTGGGCTACGAGGGTCCTGGAATGATACGGTTTTTCCAAGAGTTCGATTTTTGGCTGATGATCACGAAGGCCGCTGGGAGATGACCGATAGTGAGATATTGACCGGGATCGATGGGTTTTTCATGGGTcaacaaatttcttcttttgtcaaccgACTCCGAAGAATGAGGCTTACTCAGGTTCTGGAGATGTACTACAGTGCCCGAGGAATCCCAATTGTATCGATTGAAAACGTCAAGACTAGGAAGTTGCACAACAGTCGATTGTCTGCCAAAGGATCGAAGTATTCGGAGATGGAAGAAGACTCTTTGAAGGATATTTTCAACCATGCGgcaaaacataatttcaacaagatttttgaggaaaacaAAGATGTAGTTACCGGAGAACAATCCGTCCAAGATGAGATAAGCAAAGCTTGTTACCGGAAGCAGATTCTTGAATCGATTGACAGAGATCGATTGAAGCAGGAAACGTTCAACTTTGTGCAGGTGTTGCAGTTCACGACCGGAAGTGTTGTGATAGATGATGCTTTGATGAAACGGAACTGTGATGCTGCAGTTGATCAATTCTTCAGCTATGCTACCAATCTTGTAGGAACAGTGGCAGATTGTCAAACAGTTGGTTTGTCCGATAGTAAACCTAATGTGGATTTGATTCTGGTGATTGATGGGTCCAGAAGTGTCTACGAAAATCAAAGATTTATCTT CTATGTGGCTGAACTTATCGATGTATCGATCTATGGATCTTTCATTTCCGTTGTCAATGGACAAACCGGAGAATTCATGGTAAACCGGACAAACAGTCTAGCCAATGTTTTCGAACAGCTGATGAGCTATGAAGGAAATT ATCCATCGTCCATATCTCTCTCGAGAAGCTTGAACAGAATAGCGGAACGCTTGACGGCTCAGCTGGACGAGGAACGTTCCTTTCGGATTGTGGGAGCCAATGCTCCGGTCATTATGATCGCCTCCCAAAACGAGCGGACACCGCAGGCGGATTTTGAAAGTGCCCGCCGTATGTTGTTGGGAACGTACGAGCAATTTCCGGATctgtattttgtgtttttgaccAACGATATGGACAACTTTCGGCATCTGATCGACTTT ACTTCTGCAGAGCCTCCGCACAGCCGAGTCCCGGTAGAAGAGCACTACAAAATTATTGCTGCCAGCTCGACTGATCCGTCTTCCTTCAACACGGAACTTGCAACGGTACTGAAAGGCATTCCACAGCGTTTGGTGGCGCCTTTTTGCCGTTCCGACTCCAATCGGGACATGTGGCGCAACATCAACATTCGCGAAGAATATGAACAGTACCTGAGCCCGGGTGTGGAACATCGCTACCGTATAAGTAGAAACTTTCTCTGGAACACTGAAGATCTGGCTATCCGGTTCCAGAATAATGGGTACGGCGAATTTAGTGTATGTGCCACAGCTGACTACCGATTCGGGCAGCTCAGTTGCAGGAGAACGTCGCCGGAAGAGGATAGCGTTTCGTTCAACTTTAGTCGGTACTGTTCCGATAGTCCTGGAGTGAGATGTACCTCGCTCTATTTCCTGGTCCAGATGGAAACATCTTACATGAAGTGTTCCGAGAATGATTGCCGGTTTCCGGATCAGGTCCGGATGATGATCAAACATGAGGGGCTGCGGTGTCCTTTGGATCGGAATAATGATGCCCCGAAGGTGACGTTGGGGTGGTTGTTATATGCTGTAATCTGTTTTGTAACAATgactaaattttcttttattagaagtaaattttaa
- the LOC129743615 gene encoding uncharacterized protein LOC129743615 — protein MEEPSFKLELEAPTIQSDYSVIAEDTSECSGRDDQNPNMHENYYANPNQRSSPAVKNHGKDCYSIVEISEEGRSLLSVLPSRWVIRGGWRLGDKSTNDLCYWPKGAFGLRLLEDAKLDPTVGVDLNCLQPKQCTIKTTGMSTFEEAVQERISLEANSQEVSSHQASLKPIQQQLDRMQREINVVKRQMSTCISLLTTLSEKMDRLAQSNDPSARVVLPMPDPEEEIPFKPITNEQEMEALELKAADESFVQTVIRTMGKDYRPSDYLTRGRTVCLRLLDRFFDRKFLCLCSWTGSGRKSQTDRELDNDKETIRKIPFNRYQKIHRMFYRVVFYADPTFSYDLCLKALHFSLRNSSKRATENKNLRLPVEKNRRKKFIKRPRLIEVDIDESNSQIETNGGFDPHEEIY, from the exons ATGGAGGAACCATCTTTCAAATTGGAACTGGAAGCACCAACTATACAATCGGACTATT CCGTTATTGCCGAAGACACCTCTGAGTGTTCAGGAAGAGATGACCAGAACCCCAATATGCACGAAAACTACTACGCAAATCCCAATCAACGTTCTTCGCCAGCGGTCAAAAATCATGGTAAAGATTGTTATTCCATCGTAGAAATCAGCGAGGAAGGACGCTCACTTCTTTCGGTTCTGCCCTCTCGATGGGTTATCCGTGGGGGCTGGCGTCTAGGTGATAAATCTACCAACGATCTGTGTTACTGGCCCAAAGGTGCTTTCGGGCTTAGGTTGCTAGAGGATGCAAAGCTCGATCCGACTGTCGGAGTCGATCTCAACTGCTTGCAACCCAAGCAGTGTACCATAAAGACAACCGGAATGAGTACCTTCGAAGAA GCTGTTCAAGAACGGATATCATTAGAAGCGAACTCACAGGAAGTTTCATCTCATCAAGCTTCTTTAAAACCTATTCAGCAACAATTGGATCGAATGCAGCGGGAAATCAATGTTGTGAAAAGGCAAATGTCGACCTGCATCAGTCTACTTACAACACTCAGTGAAAAAATGGATCGCCTCGCTCAATCGAATGATCCTTCAGCGCGCGTCGTCCTGCCTATGCCAGATCCTGAAGAAGAAATCCCCTTCAAACCGATCACCAACGAGCAAGAGATGGAGGCACTGGAGTTGAAAGCGGCAGACGAATCTTTCGTACAAACGGTCATTCGCACTATGGGTAAAGACTATCGTCCTAGTGATTACCTTACTCGAGGGCGAACTGTTTGTCTGCGACTGTTGGATCGTTTCTTCGATCGAAAGTTCCTTTGCCTATGTTCCTGGACCGGATCCGGTCGAAAATCGCAAACTGACCGGGAGCTAGACAATGATAAGGAAACTATTCGAAAAATCCCCTTCAACCGCTATCAAAAGATCCATCGAATGTTTTACCGAGTAGTGTTCTACGCGGATCCGACCTTCAGCTACGATCTTTGCTTGAAGGCGTTGCATTTTAGTTTACGCAATTCCTCCAAACGAGCAACGGAGAATAAGAACCTGAGACTACCGGTTGAGAAAAATCGTAGGAAAAAGTTCATCAAACGACCTAGGCTGATAGAAGTGGATATCGATGAATCCAACAGTCAGATAGAAACGAATGGAGGATTCGACCCACACGAAGAGATCTACTAG